The Caballeronia sp. Lep1P3 genome window below encodes:
- a CDS encoding MFS transporter, giving the protein MQTNLKPRARTLSQIPHGVWMLGFVSMFMDISSEIIHSLLPMFLVTSLGASAMMVGLIEGVAEATAPIVKIFSGALSDYLGNRKWLAVIGYGMGALSKPLFALAPTAGIVLTARVVDRVGKGLRGAPRDALVADITPPHLRGAAYGLRQSLDTVGAFIGPLLGVVLMLLWANDFRRIFWVAVIPGIAAVTLLVFGVREPERQSGAKRVNPLRLENLKKLSKPYWWVVFVGAAFTLARFSEAFLVLRAMQGGVPVALVPLVMVVMNLVYAASAYPFGKLADSMSHTRLLAIGLVVLIVSDVVLAHGSHWPIVLLGVVLWGLHMGLTQGLLATMVAQVAPPELKGTAFGFFNLTTGLAMLVASLVAGELWDRFGAGTTFYAGAGFCIATLIALVARTTTSGGEA; this is encoded by the coding sequence ATGCAGACTAACCTCAAGCCTCGCGCACGCACGCTCAGCCAGATTCCCCATGGCGTCTGGATGCTCGGCTTCGTCAGCATGTTCATGGACATCTCGTCGGAGATTATCCACAGCCTCCTACCGATGTTCCTCGTGACGAGCCTAGGGGCGAGCGCCATGATGGTTGGACTCATTGAAGGTGTCGCGGAAGCGACCGCGCCCATCGTGAAAATATTTTCCGGTGCATTGAGCGACTATCTTGGCAACAGGAAATGGCTCGCTGTCATTGGCTACGGCATGGGTGCGCTCAGCAAGCCGCTTTTTGCACTTGCGCCTACGGCGGGGATTGTCCTGACCGCGCGCGTTGTGGACCGGGTCGGGAAGGGTCTGCGGGGGGCGCCGCGCGACGCGCTAGTGGCGGATATCACTCCGCCGCATCTGCGCGGTGCCGCGTATGGCCTGCGCCAGTCGCTGGACACCGTCGGCGCCTTCATCGGTCCGTTGCTGGGCGTCGTTCTGATGCTGCTTTGGGCAAACGACTTCCGCAGGATATTCTGGGTGGCCGTGATTCCAGGCATCGCCGCCGTGACATTGCTTGTGTTCGGCGTGAGGGAGCCGGAGCGTCAGTCAGGTGCGAAACGCGTCAATCCGTTGAGGCTCGAAAACCTGAAGAAGCTCAGCAAGCCGTACTGGTGGGTTGTATTTGTCGGTGCGGCGTTCACACTCGCACGGTTCAGTGAGGCGTTTCTCGTCCTGCGCGCCATGCAGGGCGGCGTACCCGTGGCGCTGGTGCCGCTCGTCATGGTCGTGATGAACCTGGTGTATGCGGCCTCGGCTTACCCCTTTGGCAAGCTCGCTGACTCGATGAGTCACACCAGACTGCTAGCCATCGGTCTCGTCGTGCTGATTGTGTCGGATGTCGTGCTTGCGCACGGAAGTCACTGGCCAATCGTGCTGCTCGGCGTCGTTCTGTGGGGCCTGCACATGGGGCTCACACAAGGTCTGCTGGCGACCATGGTCGCGCAAGTGGCACCACCCGAACTGAAAGGGACAGCGTTTGGCTTCTTCAATCTCACGACCGGATTGGCAATGCTTGTGGCAAGCCTCGTCGCCGGCGAGCTCTGGGACCGGTTTGGAGCAGGCACAACGTTCTATGCAGGCGCTGGATTCTGTATCGCGACGCTGATTGCGCTCGTCGCGAGGACAACGACGTCTGGCGGTGAAGCATGA
- a CDS encoding efflux RND transporter permease subunit, with translation MLNDIVKRPLLWVMLYAGLIAYGVYALLNIHAEVLPQFNMPQVSVVAQLPGATTLDLEGLIARPLEAELSSLASLSDVRTVIGQGSVKIEARFSEGTTAASALQDVNGVIGRINSSLPKGTTLTTEISGNAINEVADYAIQIPDGVDASQIQRIVESNFAPRVRAVAGVQRVSVAGPGADAIWVRPDLARLQRFNVSASALAASLDAATAMVPSGYVNLGHQDVFMEGRSLPTSTSDYARMLVGSPGATLPLGAVAEVIRSALPSHHSVKLDNRPTIALVVFKQPGASTLPVVDAVDKALQELEPQLPGGARFVRIYSQRHIVGVVASDLTRNLAIGAVLAVGVLFWMLGASRGIWALALSIPLSLLLGIAGLYLMGQTLNLLTFGALSVAVGLLADDAIIVLESIYHRWEAGDGRWEGVAHGLRDIAGPDISGTMTTVAVFLPLVFVGGLAGLFFVPFSLAMTVSLIASLLISLSLIPLVLGFIGPHIGKRVTSGSRAVAWLKSRNLRLFEVALRHPRVSLWSCIAIFVVSVAGLVLVPVDFLPLPNEAVLLESFTLPPGTSLHDAQDASDRITQRLMGLPPVAHVFSRVGSALGTSYTEPAYAGEIQIALKPDVNASSLDRVGKQVLDASKLPAVQTVIGTPTLERVGETLSGLPQPFVIDVYGDSIEALQSLSNEVTRRLSGVSDLSDVFNNDAYPVTELQITPNPDGLALHGITPAALFSQLHILLAGQTVATVPEGNGHLDVFVRLADPTHLSIEQLNQLPVMANRWVALKDVAYVRMATGPNVIRHLNGLRAVEILATPTAPLGQVISASKKALATLPLPAGYEVRFGGLYPQLEHAALNVGVAAVVALALMLGILTLQFDGLLVPGLLLLQMPLAFSGGAIALVVSGVGLNAIGLIAFLTLIGVSLNHGIVLLQLVKRNEAQGLPVVEAVRGAVDVRFRPILLTVLTASLGLLPTALGFGKGAAPEQGLAIVTLGGLVWSGLLSTNLLPALYVYRREKQRRKVT, from the coding sequence ATGCTCAACGATATCGTCAAGAGGCCGCTACTCTGGGTCATGCTCTACGCAGGGCTGATTGCGTATGGTGTCTACGCGCTGTTGAACATTCACGCGGAAGTGTTGCCGCAGTTCAATATGCCGCAAGTGAGCGTCGTCGCGCAACTGCCGGGCGCAACGACGCTGGACCTGGAGGGGCTGATTGCCCGACCGCTCGAGGCCGAACTATCGTCGCTCGCGTCATTGAGCGACGTGCGGACAGTCATAGGGCAAGGTTCCGTCAAGATTGAAGCGCGATTCTCGGAGGGGACCACCGCAGCAAGTGCGCTCCAGGACGTCAACGGTGTTATCGGACGCATCAACAGTTCGTTACCCAAAGGTACGACTCTGACGACGGAAATCTCCGGCAATGCCATAAATGAGGTGGCGGACTACGCAATCCAGATTCCTGACGGCGTGGACGCGTCCCAAATCCAGCGTATTGTCGAGTCAAATTTCGCACCACGTGTCCGGGCGGTCGCTGGTGTACAACGCGTGTCGGTCGCCGGACCCGGAGCAGATGCGATATGGGTGCGCCCCGACCTTGCAAGGCTGCAGCGTTTCAACGTCTCTGCGTCGGCGCTCGCAGCATCGCTCGACGCGGCGACAGCGATGGTACCGAGCGGGTATGTCAACCTCGGACATCAGGACGTATTCATGGAAGGCAGAAGTCTGCCGACGAGTACCTCCGACTACGCGCGCATGCTCGTCGGGAGCCCTGGCGCCACGTTGCCTTTAGGCGCTGTTGCAGAGGTCATCCGGTCTGCGCTCCCGTCTCATCACTCCGTGAAACTCGATAACCGGCCGACCATTGCTCTAGTTGTTTTCAAGCAACCGGGGGCCTCGACGCTACCTGTCGTCGATGCAGTTGATAAGGCTCTGCAGGAACTCGAACCCCAACTGCCCGGCGGCGCACGCTTCGTGCGAATTTACAGCCAGAGGCACATTGTCGGCGTGGTCGCCTCGGATTTGACCAGGAATCTGGCCATTGGGGCCGTGCTCGCGGTTGGGGTCCTGTTCTGGATGCTTGGCGCGAGTCGCGGAATATGGGCGCTCGCGCTGAGCATTCCGTTGTCGCTGCTGCTCGGTATCGCAGGGCTGTACCTGATGGGACAGACGCTGAATCTGCTGACGTTCGGCGCCCTGTCAGTCGCGGTGGGCCTGCTTGCCGACGACGCCATCATCGTGCTGGAAAGCATCTACCATCGCTGGGAAGCTGGTGATGGCCGGTGGGAAGGCGTTGCTCATGGCTTGCGCGACATAGCCGGTCCAGACATTTCAGGGACGATGACGACCGTCGCGGTATTCCTGCCGCTTGTGTTCGTGGGAGGCCTCGCCGGACTTTTCTTCGTCCCGTTCTCTCTTGCAATGACAGTGAGTCTCATTGCGTCACTACTTATTTCGTTGAGTCTGATTCCGCTTGTGCTGGGATTCATCGGACCGCATATCGGGAAGCGCGTCACATCTGGTTCGCGTGCGGTCGCATGGCTCAAGAGCCGCAACTTGCGCCTGTTCGAAGTTGCGCTGCGTCATCCGCGTGTTTCGCTGTGGTCCTGCATCGCCATTTTCGTGGTCTCGGTGGCTGGGCTTGTGCTGGTGCCCGTCGATTTCCTGCCGCTTCCGAACGAGGCCGTGCTACTCGAAAGTTTTACGCTGCCGCCTGGAACTTCATTACATGACGCCCAGGACGCATCGGACCGCATCACGCAACGATTGATGGGCCTCCCGCCTGTCGCGCACGTGTTTTCCCGCGTCGGGTCTGCTTTGGGAACCTCATACACCGAGCCTGCCTATGCAGGCGAGATTCAGATTGCGCTAAAACCTGATGTGAACGCGAGCAGTCTCGACCGAGTCGGCAAGCAGGTTCTGGATGCTTCAAAGCTCCCGGCGGTCCAGACAGTCATTGGGACACCGACGCTCGAACGGGTGGGTGAAACGCTGTCCGGCCTGCCGCAACCGTTTGTCATCGATGTCTACGGCGATTCGATTGAAGCATTGCAGTCACTGTCGAACGAGGTTACGCGTCGGCTCTCAGGCGTATCCGACCTCTCGGACGTCTTCAACAACGATGCCTATCCCGTAACAGAGTTGCAAATCACGCCCAATCCCGATGGTCTCGCGCTCCACGGCATTACGCCGGCGGCGCTTTTTTCCCAGTTGCACATCCTTCTGGCGGGACAAACGGTCGCCACCGTTCCAGAAGGCAATGGTCACCTGGATGTGTTCGTGAGACTCGCCGACCCCACGCATCTGTCCATCGAGCAGCTCAACCAGCTTCCTGTAATGGCCAATAGGTGGGTTGCGTTGAAAGACGTGGCGTACGTCCGCATGGCGACCGGACCCAACGTCATACGGCATCTGAACGGACTGCGGGCGGTCGAGATTCTGGCGACGCCCACTGCGCCGCTCGGCCAGGTCATTTCAGCGTCAAAGAAGGCCCTCGCGACGCTTCCCTTACCGGCGGGATACGAGGTGAGGTTTGGTGGCCTGTATCCGCAACTCGAACATGCCGCGCTCAATGTTGGCGTGGCAGCCGTAGTTGCTCTCGCGCTGATGCTAGGTATCCTGACACTGCAGTTCGATGGCCTCCTCGTGCCCGGTCTGCTTCTGCTGCAGATGCCGTTGGCGTTCTCCGGGGGAGCTATTGCCCTGGTGGTGAGTGGTGTCGGTCTCAACGCCATCGGTTTGATTGCGTTTCTTACCCTGATTGGAGTGAGCCTGAACCACGGCATCGTCTTGCTGCAGTTGGTAAAGCGAAACGAAGCGCAGGGACTCCCGGTGGTCGAAGCCGTGCGCGGCGCTGTTGACGTGCGCTTCCGGCCGATTCTCCTGACTGTGCTGACAGCCTCACTGGGCCTGCTGCCGACCGCACTCGGTTTCGGTAAAGGCGCCGCCCCTGAACAGGGCCTGGCCATTGTTACGCTGGGCGGTCTGGTCTGGAGCGGTCTGCTAAGTACAAACCTGTTACCGGCGCTTTATGTGTATAGGCGTGAGAAGCAGCGTCGGAAGGTAACCTAG
- a CDS encoding TolC family protein, with protein sequence MTHRIYDSRLQNRITATGQRHRCSGALAWFAQLTLTVALSGCASYAPRPLPEAPQWSYDIATTGAQLTVDQVVERALKQSPDIRHAERELDIATAKEYVDGLLPDPTLSFSTDRPGADGFVPAFMAGLSYEVSALVDRPAKKRAAAKSSERQQLALEWAKWQVANRAYALYVTNVSLERLEGEVGQLVAYQRDGAERLQKALARSDVTRDAVLLAEVAYGDTVQQLGTLRQERLKAERELTRLLGLPPGSHLTLAAPPEPSEVPQHLIVGALLNLGQRRPDLLALRAGYDEQDERYRAALLAQFPRLDVGVTRGRDTSAIYTSGLAVSVTLPLFNGNRGNIAVEKATRESLYQEYGQRLDDAYTAVDAISSELTLLTERLHNSQSTEAALNASLKKLRVAYAARDVTFPALADAEVRLLSQRVATTKLANTVLQQQVELCTLIGVSAIDHQPLQ encoded by the coding sequence GTGACCCATCGTATTTACGATAGTAGGTTGCAAAACCGCATTACCGCAACCGGTCAGCGACATAGGTGTTCGGGTGCGCTCGCGTGGTTCGCCCAGCTGACGCTGACTGTAGCGTTAAGCGGATGCGCCTCCTATGCACCCAGGCCTCTTCCTGAGGCGCCGCAATGGTCTTATGACATAGCGACTACCGGCGCTCAATTGACGGTGGACCAGGTGGTCGAGCGGGCACTTAAGCAAAGCCCCGACATCCGGCACGCTGAGCGCGAACTCGATATCGCCACCGCCAAAGAATATGTGGACGGCCTGTTGCCAGACCCAACACTTAGCTTCAGTACGGACCGTCCCGGTGCCGACGGTTTTGTACCTGCGTTCATGGCCGGGCTCAGCTACGAGGTGTCGGCGCTGGTCGACCGCCCAGCGAAGAAGCGAGCGGCGGCCAAATCCAGTGAGAGGCAACAGCTCGCTTTGGAATGGGCGAAATGGCAGGTCGCGAACCGCGCTTATGCACTGTACGTCACTAACGTGAGCCTCGAGCGTCTCGAAGGTGAGGTCGGGCAGCTTGTGGCGTATCAGAGGGACGGTGCCGAACGATTGCAGAAGGCACTCGCGCGCTCCGACGTAACCCGCGACGCAGTCTTGCTGGCGGAAGTAGCGTACGGGGACACCGTGCAGCAGCTAGGCACGCTACGACAGGAACGTCTCAAGGCCGAGCGGGAACTCACCCGGCTGCTTGGCCTTCCGCCGGGGTCGCATTTGACGCTCGCGGCTCCGCCGGAGCCATCGGAAGTCCCGCAGCACCTCATCGTCGGTGCGCTTTTAAACCTTGGCCAGCGTCGGCCCGATTTGCTAGCGCTGCGCGCGGGGTACGACGAACAGGACGAGCGCTATCGCGCAGCGCTCCTTGCACAGTTTCCGCGGCTTGATGTCGGCGTCACAAGAGGCCGCGACACGTCGGCCATCTATACCTCGGGACTTGCCGTCTCTGTGACCCTGCCGCTGTTCAACGGCAACCGGGGCAATATCGCCGTCGAAAAAGCCACCCGGGAGAGCCTTTATCAGGAATACGGGCAACGGCTCGACGACGCATATACGGCCGTCGACGCCATCAGTTCTGAACTGACTTTGCTAACTGAACGTCTTCACAACTCGCAGTCCACCGAAGCCGCACTCAATGCGTCACTGAAGAAGTTACGTGTTGCCTATGCCGCTCGCGACGTGACCTTCCCGGCATTGGCCGACGCTGAAGTCCGGTTGCTGAGTCAACGCGTTGCGACAACAAAACTCGCGAATACGGTCCTTCAACAGCAAGTCGAACTCTGCACCTTGATTGGCGTGAGCGCGATTGACCACCAACCGCTTCAATAG
- a CDS encoding efflux RND transporter periplasmic adaptor subunit, whose translation MTTNRFNRPPMPSVRLLVFVAAIGICCPARHPAFAEDIVTMPAVQKRLASTLSAPARVQAASNTVLSAPTAGVVSSLRVIPGEEVRAGQVIARLTGPTISTDAARLAADLKSAQVRVTAAAQAAAIEQQKLEEQLSTRDAVIRARAELDTARQQLAAAQAASRGYTSLTTISVPVAGMVAAVSAADGQYVNAGQTLTTIAPTAGLYVVADLFGSNASSVVPGMKGVFLPEGNNAIVQVVVQRVSRSLTAPGQVEVWLKAGPGYTLDPGAVGNVSLVLSDDRQVAIPSTALILDAGQWWVLVRDRSGSRRRQVVPGLSDGGWTSVRQGLVAGERVVTQDAYLLFHQDFATRYQQAD comes from the coding sequence TTGACCACCAACCGCTTCAATAGGCCACCTATGCCGTCTGTCCGCCTGCTGGTCTTCGTTGCAGCTATCGGCATCTGTTGCCCCGCACGTCATCCCGCGTTCGCCGAGGACATCGTGACAATGCCTGCGGTCCAGAAGCGCCTTGCATCCACCTTGTCGGCACCGGCCCGTGTGCAGGCGGCATCGAATACCGTACTTAGCGCGCCTACTGCAGGCGTCGTCTCAAGCTTGCGCGTGATTCCGGGTGAAGAAGTGCGGGCTGGGCAAGTGATTGCACGGCTGACCGGTCCCACCATATCGACTGATGCCGCACGTCTTGCCGCGGACCTGAAGTCGGCCCAGGTTCGAGTGACGGCCGCGGCCCAGGCCGCCGCTATCGAACAACAGAAGCTGGAGGAACAGCTCAGTACTCGCGATGCGGTCATTCGCGCACGCGCCGAACTCGACACCGCGCGTCAACAACTTGCAGCGGCGCAGGCAGCATCCCGCGGCTACACCAGTCTCACGACCATTAGTGTGCCGGTCGCCGGGATGGTGGCGGCCGTTAGCGCTGCCGATGGTCAGTACGTGAATGCCGGGCAGACGCTCACGACCATCGCGCCTACCGCCGGCCTCTACGTAGTCGCCGACCTGTTTGGAAGCAATGCCAGCTCGGTTGTGCCGGGAATGAAGGGCGTTTTTCTGCCCGAAGGCAACAATGCAATTGTTCAAGTGGTTGTCCAGCGTGTATCGCGCAGTCTCACCGCTCCGGGTCAGGTGGAAGTCTGGCTCAAAGCTGGACCAGGCTACACCCTTGACCCGGGGGCGGTTGGCAACGTTTCTCTGGTCTTGTCCGATGACAGGCAGGTGGCTATCCCATCAACTGCGCTCATTCTCGACGCCGGTCAATGGTGGGTACTGGTGCGTGACCGGAGCGGCAGCCGTCGCCGCCAGGTCGTTCCGGGCCTGTCGGACGGCGGTTGGACATCAGTCAGGCAAGGTCTCGTGGCGGGCGAACGCGTCGTGACGCAAGACGCCTATCTTCTCTTTCACCAGGACTTTGCTACGCGTTATCAGCAAGCCGATTGA
- a CDS encoding phosphatase PAP2 family protein: MNWPLLFKRIGIRNLLVAGVLAVGGTWLFLGVLEDVVSGDPLVTVDVRIHAALQSIRFPLLDSIMVAASELGDAAVTVPVILVVLAWLVWQRRLRSATYWILATMLAQAFVVTLKFAMRRARPSSMYEGLQGFSFPSNHATLSVVTYGFLAFFVARAWGSAARLRIATATALFILLISFSRLYLGVHWFSDVLAGISFGVAWIATATVLHHVGDASQRDASSLGVASFVTFVISATVHIIMQHGVDMALYAPG; the protein is encoded by the coding sequence ATGAACTGGCCTTTGCTCTTCAAGCGCATCGGAATCCGCAACCTGCTCGTTGCTGGCGTACTAGCTGTCGGTGGTACGTGGCTTTTCCTTGGCGTGCTGGAGGATGTCGTTAGCGGGGACCCGCTTGTTACGGTCGACGTCAGGATTCACGCGGCGCTCCAATCTATCCGTTTCCCGCTACTCGACTCGATTATGGTCGCCGCCTCGGAACTGGGCGATGCTGCCGTCACCGTCCCGGTGATTCTCGTCGTCCTTGCGTGGCTCGTTTGGCAAAGGCGGCTGCGGAGCGCCACTTACTGGATACTGGCGACAATGCTTGCACAGGCCTTCGTCGTAACACTGAAGTTTGCCATGCGCCGTGCGCGACCGTCATCAATGTATGAGGGCCTGCAGGGATTTTCCTTTCCCAGTAATCATGCAACGCTGAGCGTGGTCACCTACGGTTTTCTGGCGTTTTTCGTTGCGCGCGCGTGGGGCAGCGCCGCACGGCTGCGTATTGCGACTGCCACCGCGCTGTTTATTCTCCTGATTTCGTTCTCGCGCCTTTATCTCGGCGTGCACTGGTTTTCTGATGTGCTCGCCGGAATCAGCTTCGGTGTGGCGTGGATAGCAACGGCAACTGTGCTACATCACGTAGGTGATGCAAGCCAAAGGGACGCTTCTTCACTCGGCGTGGCGTCCTTCGTCACGTTTGTCATCAGCGCGACGGTGCACATCATCATGCAACACGGTGTGGACATGGCCCTCTACGCCCCCGGGTAG